The Leptospira venezuelensis genome contains a region encoding:
- a CDS encoding DUF4345 domain-containing protein, translating to MQTNQSVSISTRIVQVCLFLAAAIAIFGGSLQMFLGEPTVSPRLDNIHRFMAGIYLSMGLICFWAAYTIRAQRSLVYLIALGIFIAALGRILSISIVGLPEPAGLWIGYLTPEILLPIILAIAQSRRKEIQ from the coding sequence ATGCAAACAAATCAATCCGTATCTATTAGCACTCGTATAGTGCAAGTCTGTTTGTTTTTAGCGGCCGCCATTGCAATTTTTGGCGGAAGTTTACAGATGTTTTTGGGAGAACCTACCGTTAGCCCTAGGTTAGACAATATACACAGATTCATGGCAGGGATCTATTTATCAATGGGGTTGATTTGTTTTTGGGCTGCTTATACAATTCGCGCTCAAAGATCATTGGTCTATTTGATTGCTCTGGGAATTTTTATTGCAGCGTTAGGAAGAATACTTTCGATTTCGATCGTAGGTTTACCTGAACCTGCAGGACTTTGGATCGGCTATTTAACTCCTGAGATTTTACTTCCTATCATTCTTGCAATCGCCCAGTCTAGACGCAAAGAAATCCAATAA
- the tmpT gene encoding thiopurine S-methyltransferase encodes MEKDFWINRWKENNIPFHESETNPLLLKYFPELSLPKDSRIFIPLCGKTLDIAWLLSQGYRVAGAEIVEMAIQQLFQELGVEPKVSVLDKLVLYSANGIDIFVGDIFDLSKELLGPVDAVYDRAALVALPQETRIRYSSHLAQITNLAPQLLVTFEYDQTKMAGPPFSISTEEVNLHYKNSFTIKNLLSQEMKGGLKGHSAKENVWKLS; translated from the coding sequence ATGGAAAAAGACTTTTGGATAAATAGATGGAAAGAAAACAATATCCCCTTCCATGAAAGTGAAACAAATCCGCTTCTGCTCAAATATTTCCCAGAACTTTCTTTGCCAAAAGATAGCCGCATTTTTATTCCTCTTTGCGGAAAAACCTTAGACATAGCCTGGCTTCTATCTCAAGGATACAGAGTCGCTGGAGCTGAGATAGTAGAAATGGCGATCCAACAGTTATTTCAAGAATTAGGTGTTGAACCTAAAGTATCAGTATTAGACAAACTTGTTTTATACAGTGCAAACGGTATCGATATTTTTGTAGGAGATATATTCGATTTATCTAAAGAATTATTAGGACCAGTAGATGCTGTTTACGATAGGGCTGCCTTAGTGGCACTCCCTCAAGAAACTCGAATTCGTTATTCTTCACATTTAGCTCAGATTACAAATCTGGCGCCTCAGCTCCTAGTTACATTCGAGTATGACCAAACTAAAATGGCAGGTCCTCCTTTTTCTATTTCAACAGAAGAAGTGAATCTACATTATAAAAATTCTTTTACCATAAAGAATCTTTTAAGCCAGGAAATGAAGGGTGGATTGAAAGGGCATTCTGCAAAAGAGAATGTTTGGAAATTATCTTAA
- a CDS encoding O-acetyl-ADP-ribose deacetylase produces the protein MEIFVWKGDITSIQTDVVVNAANSSLSGGGGVDGAIHRVGGPKIMEECRILKIKKYPNGLPTGQCVLTSGGQLSAKYVIHAVGPVWKGGDYQEASLLETCYRNILQLSSDRAFESIAIPSISTGIYAYPRELAAPIAIRTILEHQSQFPRKVIFVCFDQETKDLYEKILNQSGISYKEGISSF, from the coding sequence ATGGAAATTTTTGTTTGGAAAGGCGATATCACGTCCATTCAAACGGATGTGGTGGTAAATGCCGCTAATTCTTCTTTATCGGGAGGAGGCGGTGTAGATGGGGCTATTCATAGAGTGGGTGGACCAAAGATCATGGAAGAGTGTAGGATATTAAAGATCAAAAAATATCCGAATGGTCTTCCTACAGGTCAATGTGTTCTAACTTCTGGGGGACAACTTTCTGCCAAATACGTGATCCATGCGGTGGGACCGGTTTGGAAAGGAGGAGATTATCAAGAGGCTTCTCTATTAGAAACATGTTATAGAAACATACTACAATTGTCCTCGGATCGTGCATTTGAATCGATTGCGATCCCAAGCATTAGTACAGGGATATATGCGTATCCAAGAGAATTGGCTGCTCCAATCGCGATCCGAACTATTTTGGAACACCAAAGCCAATTTCCGAGAAAGGTGATCTTTGTTTGTTTTGATCAAGAAACAAAGGATCTATATGAGAAAATTCTAAATCAATCAGGAATAAGCTATAAGGAAGGAATTTCTTCTTTCTGA
- a CDS encoding pectin acetylesterase-family hydrolase — MKIRYFIIFLLFSLIFCTKEKDNNQELLTTALIVDLVTSPFARITPEPGIFTTQVDHGATPYTYTATFDPKCSGTEGNVNFYFFRKTVAANNRKLLINFMGGGACWDNANCFGSNTVTYFNQLNIVPDFALDLLFKGVIDQSVAANPFKDYDIIFVPYCTGDLHVGSKDKTYTSGTIKHHGYDNVISVLKFVQNHYPQLDRVFVTGQSAGGYGAILNYPIIRETVATIDSGVQVRMLSDASNAVVPTSAYALTNPAFFPLLESSWGVETNGIGSGTGFSSSNLPIWVNGITASYTTTGSPSINDFFKKVATEYSGDVLGQYTALFDGNQRFFYHTMGQINKINNSMLSYSTATTPDPYQAGKSYSVIYGDSDGSSVPDGNSSSSNDYTTCDWSKQAVFKMKDAASKTNYRYYIAPGDVHTITTYNDMYSLKSGGVNFATWLNTLANGASPPANVQCNDSSGSCVSRNLFESTINGNLGKATSDESYALNPKQDIYTTCGEAAGIGL, encoded by the coding sequence ATGAAAATCCGATATTTTATAATCTTCTTATTATTCTCTCTAATATTCTGCACTAAAGAAAAAGACAATAACCAGGAACTTCTAACAACTGCATTAATTGTAGATCTGGTCACAAGCCCATTTGCAAGGATCACTCCCGAACCGGGAATATTCACCACTCAGGTGGACCATGGAGCCACTCCTTATACTTATACTGCGACCTTTGATCCGAAATGCAGTGGAACCGAAGGGAATGTGAACTTTTATTTTTTCAGAAAAACTGTGGCGGCTAATAATAGGAAATTACTGATCAATTTTATGGGAGGAGGAGCTTGCTGGGATAATGCGAACTGCTTCGGAAGTAATACAGTCACATATTTCAACCAGTTAAATATTGTTCCTGATTTTGCTTTAGATCTTTTATTTAAAGGTGTAATAGACCAATCTGTGGCCGCAAATCCATTCAAAGATTATGATATAATATTTGTCCCTTATTGCACTGGAGATCTGCACGTAGGAAGTAAAGACAAAACATATACAAGTGGAACCATTAAACACCATGGCTATGATAATGTGATCTCTGTTCTAAAATTTGTACAAAATCACTATCCTCAACTGGATCGAGTTTTCGTGACTGGCCAAAGTGCGGGAGGTTACGGGGCCATATTAAATTATCCGATTATTCGAGAAACAGTAGCTACTATCGACTCAGGTGTCCAGGTAAGAATGTTATCTGACGCTTCGAATGCAGTAGTGCCTACATCAGCATACGCTTTGACTAATCCGGCATTCTTTCCATTACTTGAAAGTTCTTGGGGAGTAGAAACAAATGGGATTGGAAGTGGAACTGGCTTCTCTTCCTCTAATCTTCCTATCTGGGTAAATGGAATAACCGCAAGTTATACAACTACAGGCTCCCCTTCTATAAATGATTTCTTCAAAAAAGTAGCTACTGAATATTCTGGGGACGTTCTCGGGCAATACACAGCTTTGTTCGACGGCAACCAAAGATTCTTTTATCATACGATGGGGCAAATCAACAAGATCAATAATTCAATGTTGAGTTATTCGACTGCTACTACTCCGGATCCTTACCAAGCTGGAAAATCTTATTCTGTCATTTACGGGGATAGTGACGGAAGTTCAGTGCCTGATGGAAATTCTTCCAGCTCAAATGATTACACTACTTGTGATTGGTCCAAACAGGCAGTTTTTAAAATGAAGGATGCGGCTTCTAAGACCAACTATAGATATTATATTGCCCCCGGAGATGTTCATACAATCACCACCTATAATGATATGTATTCTTTAAAAAGTGGAGGAGTTAATTTTGCTACATGGCTCAATACTTTGGCAAATGGTGCAAGTCCTCCCGCGAATGTTCAATGTAATGATTCGTCCGGATCTTGTGTGAGTAGAAACCTATTCGAAAGCACAATCAATGGAAATTTAGGAAAGGCAACATCTGACGAATCCTATGCGTTAAATCCAAAACAGGATATATATACCACCTGCGGAGAAGCAGCCGGAATTGGCCTGTAA
- a CDS encoding pectin acetylesterase-family hydrolase: MQAKNLSLLFLISVLIFIGCKKDEPDNTKALTGAVLGEILYNPYERITPPSNDTIIIPNSNANYEAGRPYSPKCFGNAGNTNFYFFRKSVTANNKKLLINFMGGGACWSNNNCFGKNTTTFFNFLNDVPDLFIKIAFKGILDSENSSNPLRNYDVLFIPYCTGDLHMGSKDVNTYDDPYVTSDPAAYSHRGHDNVLSVLKYIQSHYTQVTDVVVAGQSAGGYGAVLNYPHIRQVFADNTKFPNFNKMSLVADASNGAVIDGFFSGIVDTQWGSGPNIPDWVVGANYLTTGTPSIKDYISKIAVAYPNDVIGQYTAAFDSTQRWFFNVMGIIDLGTPSYSDSSSYFGPGDARDVPDLPDNGSNTPSNCNWAINANTAMNNTATPGAKYYFYRAPGDIHTITTSDTMYGLVSNGVNFNTWLKSIVLNVGTPTDVDCADGSGSHPCTDKNFGATTLNNTLGRATSQDSFDANKDLYETCFGP; this comes from the coding sequence ATGCAGGCTAAAAACCTATCTCTTCTATTTTTAATTTCGGTATTAATTTTTATCGGATGTAAAAAGGACGAACCGGATAATACAAAGGCTCTTACTGGAGCAGTTTTAGGCGAAATTCTTTATAACCCTTACGAAAGGATCACCCCTCCCTCAAACGATACTATAATAATCCCAAATTCAAATGCTAACTACGAAGCAGGTAGACCATATTCCCCAAAATGTTTTGGAAATGCGGGAAATACTAATTTTTATTTCTTCCGAAAATCCGTTACTGCGAATAATAAAAAATTGCTCATAAACTTTATGGGAGGGGGAGCTTGCTGGAGTAACAATAATTGTTTTGGAAAGAATACGACTACATTCTTCAATTTCCTAAATGATGTCCCGGATCTTTTTATTAAGATTGCTTTTAAAGGGATTTTGGACTCGGAAAATTCATCAAATCCATTAAGAAATTATGATGTTCTATTTATTCCATATTGCACAGGAGATCTCCATATGGGCTCCAAAGATGTGAATACTTATGACGACCCGTATGTTACATCAGACCCTGCTGCTTATAGTCATAGAGGACATGATAATGTTCTTTCTGTATTAAAATATATCCAGTCGCATTATACTCAAGTTACCGATGTGGTGGTCGCCGGACAGAGCGCCGGTGGTTACGGAGCAGTATTAAATTATCCTCATATTCGCCAAGTGTTCGCCGATAATACAAAATTTCCGAACTTCAACAAGATGAGTTTAGTGGCGGATGCTTCTAACGGAGCAGTGATCGATGGATTTTTTTCTGGTATTGTAGACACTCAATGGGGAAGCGGACCGAATATTCCGGATTGGGTGGTAGGTGCTAACTATTTAACGACTGGCACTCCTTCTATTAAAGATTATATCAGCAAGATTGCAGTCGCTTATCCAAACGACGTTATAGGACAATACACTGCGGCATTCGATTCCACCCAAAGATGGTTCTTTAATGTAATGGGGATCATCGACTTAGGCACTCCTTCTTATTCTGATTCCAGTTCTTATTTCGGACCTGGGGATGCTAGGGACGTGCCGGATCTTCCTGATAATGGTTCCAATACTCCTTCCAATTGTAACTGGGCAATCAATGCAAATACAGCGATGAATAATACTGCAACTCCAGGTGCTAAATATTATTTTTATAGAGCTCCAGGAGATATCCATACAATCACTACAAGTGATACAATGTATGGGCTCGTAAGTAATGGAGTAAATTTTAATACCTGGCTGAAATCTATAGTTTTGAATGTAGGAACTCCTACGGACGTCGATTGTGCTGATGGTTCCGGATCTCATCCATGCACTGACAAAAATTTTGGGGCAACTACTTTAAACAATACACTAGGTAGAGCGACCTCACAGGACTCATTTGATGCGAATAAAGATCTGTACGAGACCTGCTTCGGGCCTTGA
- the lon gene encoding endopeptidase La: MDEVEGSIIPVDSILPPELFLVPIKTRPVFPGIITPLIVPGGKFAKAVDEALKGNSFIGLVLLKDEENEKKTEENIYDFGVVAKILKKVNLPDGAVNILINTVRRFKVESFTSVEPLLIAKVHYPEEEPGASKNTIKAMMRTLLIMTRELAQNNPLFTEEMKLTMLNVNEPGKMADFVCSILNIEKEDYQSVIESVNLKDRIEKVLLYLKKEIDLVSLQREIQENIQDKIDKQQRQFFLREQLKAIQAELGQKEGKYEKKYEKFLERLKAIPADPEVIEEVEREMDKFFYTDQNTADYNVIRNYLDIMESLPWEAAPSREIDLDKARKTLDRDHYKLDDVKERILEFLAVKKLKPSEKGSILLLVGPPGVGKTSIAKSIAEAMGRKFFRFSVGGMRDEAEIKGHRRTYIGAMPGKIITALRITKEKDSVILLDEIDKLGLGMQGDPAAALLEVLDPEQNKTFRDHYLDLPFDLSSVFFVATANTLDSISRILLDRMEVINLSGYITDEKVQIFNKHLWKKVLEKNGIEPYGIQIDKKAVVSLIDHYSRESGVRGLEKQSDKLARKLALHIVKGESYPKHIEPSDVEKLLGVPKYTDDRMIKPTVPGTALGLAWTSVGGATLLIEAVFVKGKGGILLTGMIGKSMEESSSIALSYIKNLLGSEELFTEKTIHLHVPDGATPKDGPSAGITMATTILSLVLNKRIKLGFGMTGELTLTGEVLAIGGLREKIVAAKRVGVHKIIFPSDNRPQLDEIPDYVKKGMEFFPVTRFEEVAKILFEPKTIDGILKPKTEHVAVAKKTKPSPKKKSVTRKKK; the protein is encoded by the coding sequence ATGGATGAAGTAGAAGGAAGTATCATACCGGTAGACTCCATTCTTCCTCCCGAATTATTTTTGGTGCCTATCAAAACCAGACCGGTATTTCCCGGGATCATCACTCCTCTTATTGTTCCGGGAGGGAAATTTGCAAAAGCTGTAGATGAAGCCTTAAAAGGAAATTCTTTCATTGGCCTGGTTCTTCTTAAAGATGAAGAAAATGAAAAAAAGACAGAAGAGAATATTTACGATTTCGGAGTAGTCGCTAAGATCCTGAAGAAGGTGAATCTTCCTGATGGTGCTGTTAATATTCTGATCAATACCGTTCGTAGATTTAAAGTGGAATCTTTTACTTCTGTAGAACCGCTATTAATCGCAAAAGTACATTATCCGGAAGAAGAGCCTGGGGCTTCTAAGAATACGATCAAGGCTATGATGAGGACCCTGCTCATCATGACAAGGGAACTCGCTCAGAATAATCCTCTTTTCACGGAAGAGATGAAGCTTACAATGCTGAATGTGAACGAGCCCGGTAAGATGGCTGATTTCGTATGCAGTATTTTGAATATTGAAAAAGAAGATTATCAATCTGTAATAGAGTCAGTAAACTTGAAAGACAGGATTGAAAAGGTTCTGCTCTATTTAAAGAAGGAAATTGATCTAGTTAGTCTCCAGAGAGAGATCCAAGAAAATATCCAGGACAAAATAGATAAGCAGCAGAGACAATTTTTCCTAAGAGAACAATTGAAGGCCATACAGGCTGAGCTTGGTCAGAAAGAAGGTAAATACGAGAAGAAGTATGAAAAATTCTTAGAAAGGCTAAAGGCTATTCCCGCAGATCCGGAAGTGATAGAAGAAGTAGAACGTGAAATGGATAAGTTCTTCTATACTGACCAAAATACTGCAGATTATAACGTTATCCGAAATTATTTAGATATTATGGAAAGTCTTCCTTGGGAAGCAGCTCCTTCGCGAGAAATTGATTTGGATAAGGCCAGAAAAACTTTAGATCGCGATCATTATAAACTGGATGATGTAAAGGAGCGAATCTTAGAATTTTTGGCCGTGAAGAAGTTAAAGCCGTCCGAAAAGGGTTCTATTCTACTTTTAGTAGGACCTCCTGGGGTTGGAAAAACTTCTATCGCTAAATCTATCGCTGAAGCTATGGGCAGAAAGTTTTTTAGATTTTCCGTCGGTGGAATGAGGGATGAGGCAGAGATCAAAGGACATCGTAGGACTTATATAGGTGCAATGCCTGGTAAGATCATCACTGCATTAAGAATTACTAAAGAGAAAGATTCAGTGATCCTTTTAGATGAGATAGACAAGCTTGGACTTGGAATGCAGGGAGATCCTGCCGCTGCATTATTAGAAGTTTTAGATCCGGAGCAAAACAAAACTTTTAGAGATCATTATTTGGATCTTCCTTTTGATCTTTCTTCCGTGTTCTTTGTCGCAACAGCGAACACTTTAGATTCTATTAGTAGAATACTTTTGGACCGGATGGAAGTAATTAATCTTTCAGGTTATATTACAGATGAGAAAGTTCAGATCTTCAATAAACATTTATGGAAGAAGGTCCTGGAGAAAAATGGTATAGAGCCGTACGGTATCCAAATAGATAAAAAGGCCGTTGTCTCTTTAATTGATCATTACTCCAGAGAGTCAGGGGTAAGGGGCCTTGAAAAACAATCTGATAAGTTAGCAAGAAAACTCGCCCTGCATATCGTAAAAGGAGAGTCATATCCAAAACATATAGAACCTTCCGATGTGGAAAAACTTCTGGGAGTTCCCAAATATACGGATGATAGGATGATCAAACCTACCGTTCCCGGAACTGCTTTGGGTCTTGCTTGGACTTCTGTGGGAGGTGCAACATTACTCATAGAGGCTGTTTTCGTAAAAGGGAAGGGTGGGATTCTTCTTACTGGAATGATAGGAAAATCCATGGAAGAATCTTCCAGTATTGCCCTTAGCTATATTAAGAATTTATTAGGTAGCGAAGAGTTATTTACTGAAAAAACAATCCATCTTCATGTTCCGGATGGTGCGACTCCAAAAGACGGACCAAGCGCTGGGATTACAATGGCAACCACCATTCTTTCCTTAGTGCTGAACAAAAGGATCAAACTCGGATTTGGTATGACTGGAGAATTGACTCTTACTGGTGAGGTTTTAGCAATCGGTGGCTTAAGAGAAAAGATCGTGGCTGCAAAAAGAGTCGGCGTTCATAAGATCATTTTTCCATCGGACAATAGACCTCAGTTAGACGAAATACCTGATTATGTGAAGAAAGGAATGGAATTTTTTCCAGTTACTAGATTCGAAGAGGTTGCTAAAATTTTGTTCGAGCCGAAAACGATAGATGGGATTTTAAAACCTAAAACAGAGCATGTAGCAGTTGCTAAGAAGACAAAACCTTCTCCTAAAAAGAAGTCAGTTACCCGTAAGAAGAAATAA
- a CDS encoding DegT/DnrJ/EryC1/StrS family aminotransferase: MGVPFIDIKRFEPGLLEAWEDKVKTLSKNASFIGGEEVALLEKNLATTAGTKYSIACANGTDALQLALRALGVGKGDKVLVPDSTFWATFESVVNVGADPATVDTNPDDLQMDFEEFKKALEEVKPKAAIIVHLYGWGSSKLEDYRKLCKEKGVFLLEDGAQSFGVLYKGKPIYQDALITTTSFYPAKVLGGAGDGGAVFTNDEELASKVRMLGNHGRTSHYGYGDVGWNSRMDTLQAAFLNLNIPYLDARIVSRRKAAEKYYQVLPGLGVNVIHPPKDFQENGYCNVTLFDPAERPKIQEVLKAKGIGSAVIYPGAMSDQPGAKPYIIGKFGKEHRTGKICDSILNFPLFPYMTDSELEEVFAAIKEYKK; the protein is encoded by the coding sequence ATGGGCGTACCTTTCATAGATATCAAAAGATTCGAGCCGGGATTACTAGAAGCTTGGGAAGATAAAGTAAAAACTCTCAGCAAGAACGCCTCCTTTATCGGAGGAGAAGAAGTCGCATTATTAGAAAAAAATCTGGCAACAACTGCCGGGACCAAATATTCGATCGCATGTGCAAACGGAACAGATGCACTTCAATTGGCGCTAAGAGCCCTAGGAGTAGGGAAGGGAGATAAGGTATTAGTTCCTGATTCTACCTTCTGGGCGACATTCGAATCCGTAGTGAACGTAGGTGCTGACCCTGCTACAGTAGATACAAATCCAGACGATTTACAAATGGATTTCGAAGAATTCAAGAAAGCTTTGGAAGAAGTTAAACCAAAGGCTGCGATCATAGTTCACCTTTACGGTTGGGGAAGTTCAAAATTAGAAGATTACCGTAAACTTTGTAAGGAAAAGGGAGTTTTCTTATTAGAAGACGGAGCTCAATCTTTTGGAGTTTTGTATAAGGGAAAACCTATCTACCAAGACGCATTGATTACAACTACCTCTTTCTATCCTGCAAAAGTTTTAGGTGGAGCAGGAGACGGAGGAGCAGTTTTTACAAACGACGAAGAGCTTGCTAGTAAGGTTAGAATGCTCGGAAACCATGGCAGAACTTCTCATTACGGATACGGTGATGTAGGTTGGAATTCTAGAATGGACACCCTACAAGCTGCATTCTTAAATTTGAATATTCCTTATTTAGATGCAAGGATTGTATCTCGCAGAAAAGCTGCTGAAAAATATTACCAAGTTCTTCCGGGTTTAGGAGTGAATGTAATTCATCCTCCGAAAGATTTTCAAGAAAACGGATATTGTAACGTTACTCTTTTTGATCCTGCAGAAAGACCAAAAATCCAGGAAGTCCTAAAAGCAAAAGGGATTGGTTCTGCAGTGATTTATCCAGGAGCAATGAGCGATCAACCGGGTGCAAAACCTTATATCATAGGTAAGTTCGGAAAAGAACATAGAACTGGAAAGATCTGTGATTCAATATTAAATTTTCCTTTATTCCCATACATGACTGATTCTGAGTTGGAAGAGGTTTTTGCTGCGATAAAGGAATACAAAAAGTAA
- a CDS encoding TIGR04452 family lipoprotein produces the protein MKKIIGILYIFTIFAVNCTVGESLGVVDNAYKGSEAREKIRNTAFNADGIYYEKKYGGYSGLVTNISVTNSLIVAFSLDLDDLKYYDKTKVDHCISDMEKFSYLNFFDSLTTVKLSENCRNFEEITFFSN, from the coding sequence ATGAAAAAGATTATCGGTATATTATATATTTTTACTATTTTCGCTGTAAATTGTACAGTTGGGGAGTCGTTAGGAGTAGTAGATAATGCATACAAAGGTTCCGAGGCAAGAGAGAAGATCCGAAATACCGCCTTTAATGCCGATGGGATCTACTACGAAAAAAAATATGGTGGCTATAGCGGTTTAGTCACTAATATATCTGTTACAAATTCTCTGATTGTTGCCTTCTCGTTGGATCTGGATGATTTAAAATACTATGATAAGACAAAAGTGGACCATTGTATCTCCGATATGGAAAAGTTTTCCTATCTAAATTTTTTTGATTCTTTAACAACTGTGAAGCTAAGCGAAAATTGTCGTAATTTCGAAGAAATTACATTTTTTTCTAATTAA
- a CDS encoding Dps family protein — MKPNIGIPEKDREAINQGLQKLLADTYFLYLKTHNYHWNVTGPLFNTLHLMFMTQYTELWNALDLVAERIRSLGYPAPGTYKAFSSLTSLKEEDGVPKAEDMLKNLVDGHEAVIRTARAILPSADSGGDEVTTDLLTQRLEIHEKTAWMLRSMLE; from the coding sequence ATGAAGCCGAATATAGGAATTCCGGAAAAAGATAGGGAAGCGATCAACCAAGGATTACAGAAACTCTTAGCAGATACGTATTTTTTATATTTAAAGACTCACAACTATCATTGGAACGTTACCGGACCCTTATTTAACACATTACATTTGATGTTCATGACTCAGTACACTGAGCTTTGGAATGCCTTGGATCTGGTGGCGGAAAGAATTCGTTCTCTTGGTTATCCTGCGCCTGGAACTTACAAGGCATTCTCTTCTTTAACTTCATTAAAAGAAGAAGATGGAGTTCCTAAAGCGGAAGACATGCTTAAAAATCTTGTAGATGGGCATGAAGCAGTGATCCGAACTGCAAGAGCGATCCTTCCTTCTGCTGATTCAGGTGGAGATGAAGTGACCACTGACCTTCTTACCCAAAGATTAGAGATCCATGAAAAGACTGCTTGGATGCTGAGAAGTATGTTGGAGTAG
- a CDS encoding helix-turn-helix domain-containing protein, which produces MLNPEVVTPLFYFGSGLSFLLVVQKLIPPIKRREDRIGALLFLSLGIILFTVANVVLEIDRTYPHAIFLLLTSFSAIGPLSLLYTHSLIYPNQTLYRDIRLHFLVPGLFLLGELLFFGRPWDSIISDLGDFRNIRYKHYLSWGFFLTTALTTAYFGFRYRMLLTVISIPELKSQIRFIFILATITVFAMYSLVFGFMFGLDVLFRVGGLLVTGIVALLFLAPSRYPDFFAPLTREVRKKKYEKSLLIGLDLNLLELRIQELMREDKLYRDPELTLHSLSEDLGIKPYQLTEFLNEHLQTGFHNYINGFRIEEAVKLLEEKLDQDILSICYFVGFNSKSSFNDAFRKVTGKTPTQLRQKKSELPEKQKIHTARTGVPPLGKGLGGMVELGDSDRISVRNRPIKAENR; this is translated from the coding sequence ATGTTAAATCCCGAAGTGGTCACTCCTTTATTCTACTTCGGAAGTGGCCTTTCCTTTTTATTGGTGGTCCAAAAGTTAATTCCACCTATAAAACGCAGAGAAGACAGGATTGGAGCACTTCTGTTTCTTTCGTTGGGGATCATACTATTTACAGTTGCAAATGTTGTCTTAGAAATAGACAGGACTTACCCGCATGCAATCTTCTTATTGCTCACTTCTTTTTCGGCTATCGGGCCCTTATCTTTGCTATATACACATTCTTTGATATATCCAAACCAAACTTTATACAGGGACATACGACTTCACTTTCTCGTTCCTGGTCTTTTTTTATTAGGTGAATTACTTTTTTTTGGAAGGCCTTGGGATTCTATCATCTCCGATCTAGGAGATTTTAGAAATATCAGATATAAACATTATCTTTCTTGGGGATTTTTTCTAACAACTGCGCTTACGACCGCGTACTTCGGATTTAGATATAGAATGTTATTAACTGTGATCTCAATCCCTGAGCTAAAGTCCCAGATCAGATTTATTTTTATTCTAGCAACTATCACAGTGTTTGCTATGTATTCTCTTGTATTCGGATTCATGTTCGGCCTGGATGTTTTGTTTAGAGTGGGTGGGCTTCTTGTAACTGGGATTGTGGCTCTTCTATTCTTGGCTCCTTCTAGGTATCCGGATTTTTTTGCTCCTTTAACGAGAGAAGTAAGAAAGAAGAAGTATGAAAAATCTCTTTTGATTGGTTTAGATCTAAACTTATTAGAGCTTAGGATCCAAGAATTGATGAGAGAAGATAAACTCTATCGAGATCCAGAGCTGACTCTTCACTCATTATCAGAAGACTTGGGGATCAAACCATATCAGTTAACGGAATTTCTAAATGAACATTTACAAACCGGATTTCATAATTATATCAACGGATTTAGGATAGAAGAAGCAGTCAAACTTCTGGAAGAAAAGTTAGACCAGGACATTCTTTCTATCTGTTATTTTGTAGGATTCAATTCCAAATCCTCTTTTAACGATGCGTTTAGAAAGGTAACTGGCAAAACGCCTACACAACTTCGTCAGAAGAAATCGGAACTTCCTGAAAAACAGAAAATACATACTGCTCGTACAGGAGTGCCTCCTTTAGGAAAAGGCCTGGGTGGTATGGTGGAATTGGGAGATTCAGATCGAATTTCTGTAAGAAATCGCCCGATCAAGGCTGAAAATCGGTAA